From a region of the Actinomadura luzonensis genome:
- a CDS encoding GNAT family N-acetyltransferase — protein MAPTAAVIRPATPADLAAVTAINAHYVAETVITFEENPPSEADWQAKLADLTGRGLPFLVADLGGEVAGYAYAGPWRPKPAYRHTVEDTIYLAPAHVGRGLGDALLGELVRRSEAAGLRRMIAVIADAGDDRSVALHRRHGFTEVGRLTEVGFKLGRWVDTTLMERPLATAG, from the coding sequence GTGGCGCCCACCGCAGCCGTCATCCGCCCGGCCACCCCCGCCGACCTGGCGGCCGTGACCGCGATCAACGCCCACTACGTCGCCGAAACCGTGATCACCTTCGAGGAGAACCCGCCGTCGGAGGCCGACTGGCAGGCCAAGCTGGCCGACCTCACCGGCCGCGGCCTGCCCTTCCTCGTCGCCGACCTCGGCGGCGAGGTCGCCGGCTACGCCTACGCCGGTCCCTGGCGGCCCAAGCCCGCCTACCGGCACACGGTGGAGGACACGATCTACCTGGCCCCGGCCCACGTCGGCCGCGGCCTCGGCGACGCGCTGCTCGGCGAGCTGGTACGGCGGTCCGAGGCGGCCGGCCTGCGCCGCATGATCGCCGTCATCGCCGACGCGGGCGACGACCGCTCGGTGGCGCTGCACCGCCGCCACGGCTTCACCGAGGTAGGCCGGCTGACCGAGGTGGGCTTCAAGCTCGGCCGCTGGGTCGACACCACCCTGATGGAACGCCCGCTCGCGACAGCAGGTTGA
- a CDS encoding phosphatase domain-containing protein, with the protein MSALVGAIRLPDGLWVRGRGLRRPLPPGPVPDFGLYLGSARLRRRHDAALTWPHEWVEWPDFLLPRDRDLAVRRIRELRERAAAGQAVEVACGGGVGRTGTVLACLAVSSGLDPAAAVAWTREHHHPRAIETPWQRRWIARFPL; encoded by the coding sequence GTGAGCGCCCTCGTCGGCGCGATCCGGCTGCCGGACGGGTTGTGGGTGCGGGGGCGCGGGCTGCGGCGGCCCCTCCCGCCGGGCCCGGTCCCCGACTTCGGGCTCTACCTCGGCTCCGCCCGGCTCCGCCGCCGCCACGACGCGGCGCTGACCTGGCCGCACGAGTGGGTCGAGTGGCCCGACTTCCTGCTGCCCCGCGACCGCGACCTCGCCGTGCGCCGCATCAGGGAGCTGCGCGAGCGAGCGGCGGCCGGCCAGGCGGTGGAGGTGGCCTGCGGCGGCGGCGTCGGCCGCACCGGGACGGTGCTCGCCTGCCTGGCGGTGTCGTCCGGGCTGGACCCGGCCGCCGCCGTGGCGTGGACGCGCGAGCACCACCATCCCCGCGCGATCGAGACGCCCTGGCAACGCCGCTGGATCGCGCGCTTTCCTCTATAA
- a CDS encoding CGNR zinc finger domain-containing protein: MIIPIAGYPAGATVASDLVATSPTVRGAAGEGLPSPGALAEFLAGHGLVLDAPPPDAAALREVHLLRRETRGVIETETEEQAVAGAMVLAGRAGRSPVLRRDDDGAWQWRVPTAPGAPLAAELAAVIGIGLLGAVRALGHGRFRACAAPGCRGVFVDVSRAGRRAYCTPDRCGNRVNVALHRARLRGAAR, translated from the coding sequence GTGATCATCCCGATCGCCGGTTACCCGGCGGGCGCCACAGTGGCGAGCGACCTGGTCGCCACCTCGCCGACGGTGCGGGGCGCGGCGGGGGAGGGGCTGCCGTCCCCCGGGGCGCTGGCGGAGTTCCTGGCCGGGCACGGCCTCGTCCTCGACGCCCCGCCGCCCGACGCGGCCGCCCTGCGCGAGGTTCACCTGCTGCGCCGCGAGACCCGCGGCGTCATCGAGACCGAGACGGAGGAGCAGGCCGTGGCCGGGGCCATGGTGCTGGCCGGGCGCGCCGGCCGCTCCCCGGTGCTGCGGCGCGACGACGACGGGGCCTGGCAGTGGCGCGTGCCCACCGCGCCCGGCGCGCCGCTGGCCGCCGAGCTGGCCGCGGTCATCGGCATCGGCCTGCTGGGCGCGGTGCGCGCGCTCGGCCACGGCCGCTTCCGCGCCTGCGCCGCCCCCGGCTGCCGGGGCGTGTTCGTGGACGTCAGCCGGGCGGGGCGGCGCGCGTACTGCACGCCGGACCGGTGCGGCAACCGGGTCAACGTCGCGCTGCACCGCGCCCGCCTCCGAGGCGCGGCCCGATGA
- a CDS encoding helix-turn-helix domain-containing protein, translating into MNLEALGRHIQELRHDRAMTLQQLARAADVSVSMLSAVERGHKAPTIVVLARIAEGLGVPVAELVAAPDDQRVVVRRAAEQEHIDEPGGWRRTVLTPVVPGVNFEWIRTTLPPGCDAGPFPAYAAGSHEYVAVESGTLRLTLGGRALDLDAGDSVYFAADVEHSYANPGAAPCAYYVAAIVMRPRRAGRDRPAR; encoded by the coding sequence GTGAACCTCGAAGCCCTGGGCCGGCACATTCAGGAGCTCCGCCACGACCGGGCCATGACGTTGCAGCAGCTCGCCCGCGCGGCCGACGTGAGCGTCAGCATGCTGTCCGCGGTCGAGCGCGGCCACAAGGCGCCCACGATCGTCGTGCTGGCCCGCATCGCCGAGGGCCTCGGCGTGCCGGTGGCCGAGCTGGTCGCCGCGCCCGACGACCAGCGCGTCGTGGTGCGGAGGGCCGCCGAGCAGGAGCACATCGACGAGCCGGGCGGCTGGCGCAGGACGGTCCTGACGCCGGTGGTGCCGGGGGTCAACTTCGAGTGGATCCGCACCACGCTGCCGCCGGGCTGCGACGCCGGCCCCTTCCCCGCCTACGCGGCGGGCTCCCACGAGTACGTCGCCGTCGAGTCCGGCACGCTCCGGCTCACGCTGGGCGGGCGCGCGCTCGACCTCGACGCGGGCGACTCGGTCTACTTCGCCGCCGACGTCGAGCACTCCTACGCCAACCCGGGGGCCGCCCCGTGCGCCTACTACGTGGCCGCGATCGTCATGCGCCCCAGGAGAGCCGGCCGCGACCGTCCGGCGAGGTAA
- a CDS encoding STAS domain-containing protein: protein MLDLTFAVQNLPGVCVISVAGEIDSVTAREFDRYIQRNRRAPGEHVVIDLSEVTFLASAGLRVLLNTHAFARQHGAVLHLAAPHPKIAGIMELTQANTVLHVHDTVEQAVIAALQQAGAREKTLTQAT, encoded by the coding sequence ATGCTGGATCTCACGTTCGCCGTGCAGAATCTGCCGGGCGTGTGCGTGATCTCCGTGGCGGGCGAGATAGATTCGGTCACCGCCCGCGAGTTCGACCGTTACATCCAGCGCAACCGGCGGGCGCCGGGCGAGCACGTGGTCATCGACCTGAGCGAGGTCACCTTCCTCGCCAGCGCCGGGCTGCGGGTGCTGCTCAACACCCACGCTTTCGCCCGTCAGCACGGCGCCGTGCTGCATCTGGCCGCGCCGCATCCCAAGATCGCCGGAATCATGGAGCTGACTCAGGCGAATACCGTTCTGCACGTGCACGACACGGTGGAACAGGCCGTTATCGCCGCCCTGCAGCAGGCCGGCGCGCGGGAGAAAACCCTCACTCAGGCCACATAA